One uncultured Jannaschia sp. DNA segment encodes these proteins:
- a CDS encoding polysaccharide biosynthesis/export family protein, protein MGIALGRAARIAVLATLASAIAACGTLPRSGPNKREIFAGSVLNEGDAFIVSVNDRVARATAVTPALGFSPSFRHAGLVGADTIRPGDTLGLIIYENVEDGLLTNAGASASLIDEVQVDSAGMIFIPYAGRLRAAGNTPEALRQVITRRLDEQTPDPQVVVRRLAGDGATVSVVGGAGAQGVYPIERPTRTLTAMIAAAGGVAISPDVALVTVTRGGRTETAYLSDLYKNPSMDIALRNGDTIFIEEDTRSFTVLGATGSQSRLEFDSEVITAIDALAEVGGLNPLLANPTGVFVFRNEPEAIAEAVMGRDDLTGTQRLVYVLDLTEPNGMFNARDFVIRDGDTVYVTEAPIVGWNRSVAAVFGSLGQITAAGTAVGVN, encoded by the coding sequence ATGGGTATCGCTCTGGGACGCGCCGCACGCATTGCGGTGCTGGCCACTTTGGCCTCCGCAATCGCCGCGTGCGGCACCCTCCCCCGATCCGGGCCGAACAAGCGCGAGATCTTCGCGGGCTCCGTCCTCAACGAGGGTGACGCCTTTATCGTCTCGGTCAACGACCGGGTGGCGCGCGCGACGGCGGTCACGCCCGCGCTCGGCTTCAGTCCATCCTTCCGCCATGCGGGGCTCGTCGGCGCGGACACGATCCGGCCGGGCGACACGCTGGGACTCATCATCTACGAGAATGTCGAGGACGGGCTCCTGACCAATGCGGGCGCCTCGGCCTCGCTGATAGACGAGGTGCAGGTCGACAGCGCGGGCATGATCTTCATCCCCTATGCCGGCCGCCTGCGGGCCGCGGGCAACACGCCCGAGGCCTTGCGCCAGGTCATCACCCGCCGCCTCGACGAGCAGACGCCCGATCCACAGGTCGTGGTGCGCCGCCTGGCCGGTGACGGCGCGACGGTCAGCGTCGTCGGCGGCGCGGGCGCGCAGGGCGTCTATCCGATCGAGCGGCCGACGCGGACGCTGACCGCGATGATCGCCGCCGCCGGGGGGGTCGCCATCTCGCCCGACGTGGCGCTCGTCACCGTCACGCGCGGCGGGCGGACCGAGACGGCCTATCTCTCGGATCTCTACAAGAACCCGTCGATGGATATCGCGCTGCGCAACGGCGACACGATCTTCATCGAAGAGGACACCCGGTCCTTCACCGTGCTGGGTGCCACCGGCAGCCAGAGCCGCCTGGAATTCGACAGCGAGGTCATCACCGCCATCGACGCGCTGGCCGAGGTGGGTGGCCTGAACCCCCTCCTCGCCAACCCGACCGGCGTCTTCGTCTTCCGCAACGAGCCCGAGGCCATCGCCGAGGCCGTGATGGGCCGCGACGACCTGACCGGCACGCAGCGGCTGGTCTACGTGCTCGACCTGACCGAGCCCAACGGCATGTTCAACGCCCGCGATTTCGTCATCCGCGACGGCGACACGGTCTACGTCACCGAGGCGCCCATCGTCGGCTGGAACCGTTCGGTCGCCGCCGTGTTCGGCTCGCTGGGCCAGATCACCGCAGCGGGAACGGCCGTCGGCGTCAACTGA
- a CDS encoding capsular polysaccharide biosynthesis protein: MTAPRRVARFVSGGFLSRRIRRIAALAGVDLRPGLPRDGECIAAWGHDGPSARRAAAIAARTGAPILRFEDAFLRSLHPGRVGEPTLGLTIDAAGAHYDATAPSELETLLATHPFDDGDLIARARAAMDEMVRSGVTKYAATRGDLDPPDAGYVLVIDQTRGDASIRLGGASEATFREVLLIAREENPGARILIKTHPETARGLRAGHYGEADAVHGATLESRALPPAALLAGAAKVYTVSSQLGFEAMLHGHRPITFGQPFYAGWGLDDDRNPLDRRHRKLTRTQLFAGAMVLYPHWYDPHRDRLCDPLDVIRILEAQARAWRADREGWSAPDMRLWKRAPMRRFLSNRVSYRADPARRPLVWGAAAADGPVTRVEDGFLRSRGLGADLIPPLSLILDGQGIYYDPATPSDMEEAIIAAAALPPEALKRARALRAAIVAAGLTKYNQGGGLPDLPDGPILLVPGQVADDASIRLGTSNVTDNAGLLRAARQANPDAVIVYKPHPDVEAGLRDGVIGAEDADVVASDADPLALIARADAVWTLTSLLGFEALMRDVPVTTLGTPFYAGWGLTTDKGRIPARRRAARPSLDALVHAALIVVPRYHDPFTGTAAPPEIIVERLATGTVPSPGPGNRLLAKAQGVLASQAWLWRG; encoded by the coding sequence ATGACCGCGCCCCGCCGCGTCGCGCGCTTCGTCTCGGGCGGGTTCCTGTCGCGCCGCATCCGCCGCATCGCGGCCCTCGCGGGGGTCGACCTGCGGCCCGGCCTGCCGCGCGACGGCGAATGCATCGCGGCCTGGGGCCATGACGGGCCGTCGGCCCGCCGCGCCGCCGCCATCGCCGCGCGCACCGGTGCTCCGATCCTGCGCTTCGAGGACGCGTTTCTGCGCTCGCTCCATCCCGGCCGCGTAGGCGAGCCGACGCTGGGCCTGACCATCGACGCGGCGGGCGCCCATTACGACGCGACCGCCCCGTCGGAACTCGAGACGCTGCTGGCCACGCACCCGTTCGACGATGGCGACCTGATCGCCCGCGCCCGCGCCGCGATGGACGAAATGGTCCGGTCGGGCGTCACGAAATACGCCGCCACCCGAGGCGACCTGGACCCGCCGGATGCGGGCTACGTTCTGGTGATCGACCAGACGCGCGGGGATGCATCGATCCGGCTCGGCGGTGCCTCCGAAGCCACCTTCCGCGAGGTGCTGCTGATCGCGCGCGAGGAGAATCCCGGCGCGCGCATCCTCATCAAGACCCATCCCGAGACCGCGCGCGGCCTCCGTGCGGGTCATTACGGCGAGGCCGATGCCGTCCACGGGGCCACGCTCGAGTCACGCGCCCTGCCGCCCGCCGCGCTGCTGGCGGGGGCCGCGAAGGTCTATACTGTCTCGAGCCAGCTCGGGTTCGAGGCGATGCTGCACGGCCACCGGCCCATCACGTTCGGACAGCCGTTCTATGCCGGCTGGGGCCTCGACGACGACCGCAACCCGCTTGACCGTCGCCACCGCAAGCTGACGCGGACGCAACTCTTTGCCGGGGCGATGGTGCTCTACCCGCACTGGTACGATCCCCATCGTGACCGCCTTTGCGACCCGCTCGACGTGATCCGCATCCTCGAAGCGCAGGCGCGGGCGTGGCGCGCGGATCGGGAGGGCTGGTCCGCGCCCGACATGCGGCTCTGGAAGCGCGCACCGATGCGGCGGTTCCTGTCGAACCGGGTCAGCTACCGTGCCGATCCGGCCCGTCGCCCGCTCGTCTGGGGCGCAGCCGCCGCCGACGGTCCGGTGACGCGGGTCGAGGACGGGTTCCTGCGGTCGCGCGGTCTCGGGGCCGACCTGATCCCGCCGCTTTCGCTGATCCTCGACGGGCAGGGGATCTACTACGACCCCGCGACGCCCTCGGACATGGAGGAGGCGATCATCGCCGCCGCGGCCCTGCCGCCAGAAGCGCTGAAGCGGGCACGTGCGCTCCGGGCCGCGATCGTCGCGGCGGGGCTGACGAAATACAATCAGGGCGGCGGCCTCCCAGACCTGCCCGACGGACCGATCCTCTTGGTGCCGGGTCAGGTGGCGGATGACGCGTCGATCCGGCTGGGCACGTCGAACGTGACGGACAATGCGGGTCTCCTGCGCGCCGCGCGGCAGGCCAATCCGGACGCGGTGATCGTCTATAAGCCGCATCCGGACGTCGAGGCCGGGCTGCGCGACGGCGTCATCGGGGCCGAGGATGCGGATGTCGTCGCCTCGGACGCGGACCCGCTGGCGCTGATCGCGCGAGCGGATGCGGTCTGGACGCTGACCTCGCTTCTGGGGTTCGAGGCGCTCATGCGCGACGTGCCTGTCACCACGCTGGGAACGCCCTTCTATGCCGGGTGGGGGCTGACGACGGACAAGGGCCGTATCCCGGCGCGACGCCGGGCCGCCCGTCCGTCACTGGACGCGCTGGTCCATGCGGCGCTGATCGTCGTGCCGCGCTATCACGATCCTTTCACCGGCACGGCCGCGCCCCCCGAGATCATCGTGGAGCGGCTGGCCACGGGCACGGTGCCGTCACCCGGGCCGGGCAACCGGCTTCTGGCCAAGGCGCAGGGCGTGCTGGCGTCGCAGGCGTGGCTCTGGCGCGGCTGA
- a CDS encoding capsule biosynthesis protein CapA has product MRPTRRFLFLQGPHGPFFHHLGRLLRAAGCEAWRVGFNRGDDAFWFHRDSYIAFQDAPEAWPAAFARIVETRGITDLVIYGDVRAIHAEAVAEAKARGLTVHVFEEGYLRPWWISYERNGSNAHSRLMAKTVPEMQAALAQLDLDLPDAPAHWGDMRHHVFYGALYHWFVVSRPGAYRAYRPHRDITVLKEFRLYLRRLVTMPFTALERRWKTRRIVHGGFPYHLCLMQLEHDASFQAHSPYASMTEFLTEVIAGFAAGAPSHHHLVLKAHPLEDGRAPVKATVARLVAEYGLGDRVHYLRGGKLAGLMNEARSAITVNSTAAQQALWRGLPVLALGRSVYSKPEFVSDQSVEAFFADPERPDSRAYRDYRHYLLETSQVAGGFYSARGRRQLLRQVVDMMLSDMDPYDRLEAGKPAPRQNLKLVSG; this is encoded by the coding sequence ATGCGTCCAACGCGCCGATTCCTGTTCCTGCAGGGCCCCCACGGGCCCTTCTTCCACCATCTGGGGCGGCTGCTCCGGGCGGCGGGCTGCGAGGCGTGGCGCGTGGGCTTCAATCGCGGCGACGATGCGTTCTGGTTCCACCGCGACAGCTACATCGCATTCCAGGATGCGCCCGAGGCATGGCCCGCCGCCTTCGCGCGCATCGTCGAGACGCGCGGCATCACCGATCTGGTGATCTACGGCGACGTCCGCGCGATCCACGCAGAGGCGGTCGCGGAGGCCAAGGCGCGTGGCCTGACCGTGCACGTCTTCGAGGAAGGCTACCTGCGGCCCTGGTGGATCAGCTACGAGCGAAACGGCTCGAACGCCCATTCGCGCCTGATGGCCAAGACCGTTCCCGAGATGCAGGCCGCGCTGGCGCAGCTCGATCTCGACCTGCCCGACGCGCCCGCCCATTGGGGCGACATGCGCCACCACGTCTTCTACGGCGCGCTCTATCACTGGTTCGTGGTCTCGCGACCCGGTGCCTATCGCGCCTACCGGCCGCATCGCGACATCACGGTGCTCAAGGAGTTCCGGCTCTATCTGCGCCGCCTCGTCACCATGCCCTTCACCGCGCTCGAGCGGCGCTGGAAGACGCGCCGGATCGTCCATGGCGGCTTTCCCTATCATCTGTGCCTGATGCAGCTCGAACATGACGCGAGCTTTCAGGCCCATTCCCCCTACGCGTCGATGACCGAGTTCCTGACCGAGGTGATCGCGGGCTTTGCCGCGGGCGCGCCGTCGCATCACCACCTCGTCCTCAAGGCCCATCCGCTCGAGGACGGGCGCGCGCCGGTCAAGGCGACGGTCGCGAGGCTGGTGGCGGAATACGGGCTGGGCGACCGCGTCCACTATCTCCGGGGCGGCAAGCTCGCCGGATTGATGAACGAGGCCCGCTCGGCGATCACCGTGAACTCGACCGCGGCACAGCAGGCGCTCTGGCGCGGGCTGCCGGTGCTGGCGCTGGGGCGGTCGGTCTATTCGAAGCCGGAATTCGTCAGCGACCAGTCGGTCGAGGCGTTCTTCGCCGATCCCGAACGCCCCGACAGTCGCGCCTATCGCGACTACCGCCATTACCTTCTGGAGACATCCCAGGTGGCGGGCGGGTTCTACTCGGCGCGCGGACGCCGGCAACTCCTGCGGCAGGTCGTCGACATGATGCTGTCGGACATGGACCCCTATGACAGGCTGGAGGCGGGCAAACCCGCGCCCCGGCAGAATTTGAAACTGGTATCCGGCTAG
- a CDS encoding YdcH family protein, with translation MSHVPHELTEEFPDQAQTITRLKAEAPHFAKLAERYHVLNREIHRAETNVEPCSDVHMLELRRQRLTLKDEIAAILRDAA, from the coding sequence ATGTCCCATGTGCCCCACGAACTGACCGAGGAATTTCCCGATCAGGCCCAAACCATCACCCGCCTGAAGGCCGAGGCGCCGCATTTCGCCAAGCTGGCCGAGCGCTACCACGTGCTCAACCGCGAGATTCACCGCGCCGAAACCAATGTCGAGCCGTGCTCCGACGTCCATATGCTGGAGCTCCGACGCCAGCGGCTGACGCTCAAGGATGAGATCGCGGCCATCCTGCGCGACGCAGCCTGA
- a CDS encoding riboflavin synthase: MFTGIITDIGTIRALDRRGDLRVRIGTAYDAAGIDMGASIACDGCCLTVVDRGTDADGHWFDVDVSGESLSKTALGVWDEGTRVNLERSLRVGDELGGHIVSGHVDGVAEILSVVPEGDSIRYRFAAPPALARFIAPKGSVALNGTSLTVNEVEGVEFGVNLIPHTQEVTTWGTAAPGDRVNLEIDTLARYVARLAEAG, translated from the coding sequence ATGTTCACGGGCATTATCACCGATATCGGAACGATCCGCGCGCTGGATCGGCGCGGCGACCTCAGGGTGCGGATCGGCACCGCCTACGACGCGGCGGGCATCGACATGGGCGCATCCATCGCCTGCGACGGCTGCTGCCTGACCGTGGTGGATCGCGGCACGGACGCGGACGGGCATTGGTTCGACGTCGATGTCTCGGGCGAGAGCCTGTCGAAAACCGCGCTCGGGGTCTGGGACGAGGGAACGCGCGTCAATCTCGAGCGCAGTCTTCGGGTCGGTGACGAGCTGGGCGGGCATATCGTCTCGGGCCATGTCGACGGCGTGGCCGAGATCCTGTCGGTCGTGCCCGAGGGCGACAGCATCCGCTACCGCTTCGCCGCCCCGCCCGCGCTCGCGCGCTTCATCGCGCCCAAGGGCTCGGTGGCGCTGAACGGGACGTCCCTGACCGTCAACGAGGTCGAGGGCGTCGAATTCGGTGTCAACCTGATCCCGCACACGCAGGAGGTCACGACCTGGGGCACCGCCGCCCCTGGCGACCGCGTGAACCTCGAGATCGACACGCTGGCGCGCTATGTCGCGCGGCTGGCCGAGGCGGGGTGA
- the gcvH gene encoding glycine cleavage system protein GcvH: MKFTEDHEWLDTKDEIITVGITEHAATQLGDVVFIELPEVGRTVTKGEEIVVIESVKAASDITAPLDGEITEVNTALSDTPGLVNEDAEAAWFFKMTTTTPEEMDGMMDEDAYKDMIG; encoded by the coding sequence ATGAAGTTCACCGAAGACCACGAATGGCTCGACACCAAGGACGAGATCATCACCGTCGGCATTACCGAACACGCCGCGACCCAATTGGGCGACGTCGTGTTCATCGAACTCCCCGAGGTCGGCCGCACGGTCACGAAGGGCGAGGAGATCGTGGTCATCGAAAGCGTCAAGGCCGCCTCTGACATCACCGCGCCGCTCGACGGCGAGATCACCGAGGTGAACACCGCGCTCTCGGACACGCCCGGCCTCGTGAACGAGGACGCTGAGGCGGCGTGGTTCTTCAAGATGACGACCACCACCCCCGAGGAGATGGACGGCATGATGGACGAAGACGCCTACAAGGACATGATCGGCTAG
- the parA gene encoding ParA family partition ATPase: protein MATTITFAQQKGGSGKTTLCANVAVELIARGHRVALLDSDPQGSMGRWFMARLDRMQGAPDVDFSTASAWGIGYEVSKYGPTHDFVLIDTPPKIDGDLRPALKASDLVVVPVSASQVDLWATEGVLELAAREGKRPLAVLNRARAGTRLTASIKAALSDLEAEAAEGVIANRVAYAEAMGRGQGVREYPGAKAAADEVSALVDEILAALEG, encoded by the coding sequence ATGGCCACGACGATCACCTTCGCCCAGCAAAAGGGCGGCTCGGGAAAGACGACGCTCTGCGCCAACGTGGCCGTCGAGCTGATCGCGCGCGGGCACCGGGTGGCGCTTCTGGACAGCGATCCGCAGGGCTCGATGGGGCGTTGGTTCATGGCCCGGCTGGACCGGATGCAGGGCGCGCCGGACGTGGATTTCTCGACCGCGTCGGCCTGGGGCATCGGCTACGAGGTCTCGAAATACGGGCCGACCCACGATTTCGTCCTGATCGATACGCCGCCCAAGATCGACGGCGACCTGCGCCCCGCGCTCAAGGCCTCGGATCTTGTGGTCGTGCCCGTCTCGGCCAGTCAGGTCGATCTCTGGGCGACCGAGGGCGTGCTGGAACTGGCCGCGCGCGAGGGCAAGCGCCCGTTGGCCGTCCTAAACCGGGCCCGCGCGGGCACGCGGCTGACGGCCTCGATCAAGGCCGCGCTGTCCGATCTCGAGGCCGAGGCCGCCGAGGGCGTGATCGCCAATCGCGTCGCCTATGCCGAGGCGATGGGCCGGGGGCAGGGGGTCCGGGAATATCCCGGCGCCAAAGCCGCCGCCGACGAGGTGTCGGCCCTCGTGGACGAGATCCTGGCAGCCCTCGAAGGCTGA
- the gcvP gene encoding aminomethyl-transferring glycine dehydrogenase, translating into MPLTEYDTYDFANRRHIGPSPQEMAEMLEVVGAESLDALIDETVPQSIRQADPLPWPQMTEHAILARMRVLADRNRVTTAMIGQGYHDTVTPPAIQRNILENPAWYTAYTPYQPEIAQGRLEALLNFQTMVSDLTGLPIANASLLDEATACAEGMVLAQRMSKSNAQAFFVDENCHPQNIAVMRTRAEPLGIELIVGDPDDLDPAAVFGAIFQYPGTNGHLRDFSDLIGALHAEGALAVMATDLLALCLLKEPGAMGADIAVGSAQRFGVPLGNGGPHAAFFACTDALKRSMPGRLVGVSVDSHGNKAYRLSLQTREQHIRREKATSNVCTAQALLAVMAGFYAVFHGPKGLHHIATHVHAHAVALRDALTGAGFDVAPAHVFDTLTVETGAMQGVIWRAARAEGITLRRVGDTAIGIACDELTDEAILTKLLRAFGVEGQVAATRTDIPDALRRQSDYLTHPIFHMNRAEAEMMRYMRRLADRDLALDRAMIPLGSCTMKLNAAVEMMPVTFPEFGKIHPFAPAEDMEGYAEMIDELAARLCVITGYDAMSMQPNSGAQGEYAGLLTIAAYHRANGDDRRVCLIPTSAHGTNPASAQMAGMKVVVVKSAENGDIDLDDFRAKAETAGDDLAACMITYPSTHGVFEDTVREVCEITHAHGGQVYLDGANLNAMVGLSKPGEIGADVSHLNLHKTFCIPHGGGGPGMGPIGVRAHLAPHLPGHPERGTDGPVSGAPYGSASILPISYAYVMMMGGAGLTQATKVAILSANYIARRLSGAYSVLYGGRRGRIAHECILDTRPFAEHGVTVDDVAKRLMDHGFHAPTMSWPVAGTLMVEPTESEPKPELDRFCTAMLAIAEEVAAIAEGKMDAANNPLKNAPHTMEDLVRDWDRPYSREDGCFPPGAFRVDKYWPPVNRVDNVAGDRNLICTCPPVEDYLEAAE; encoded by the coding sequence ATGCCCCTGACCGAGTACGACACCTACGATTTCGCCAATCGTCGCCATATCGGGCCCTCGCCGCAGGAGATGGCCGAGATGCTGGAGGTGGTCGGGGCCGAGAGCCTCGACGCGCTGATCGACGAGACGGTGCCGCAGAGCATTCGACAGGCCGACCCGCTGCCGTGGCCGCAGATGACCGAACACGCGATTCTCGCCCGGATGCGCGTTCTGGCGGACCGGAACCGAGTCACGACCGCGATGATCGGGCAGGGTTACCATGATACGGTCACGCCGCCCGCGATCCAGCGCAACATCCTCGAGAACCCGGCCTGGTACACGGCCTATACGCCCTACCAGCCCGAGATCGCGCAGGGCCGTCTCGAGGCGCTGCTGAACTTCCAGACGATGGTTTCGGACCTGACCGGCCTGCCCATCGCCAACGCCTCGCTGCTGGATGAGGCGACGGCCTGCGCCGAAGGCATGGTGCTGGCGCAACGGATGTCCAAGTCGAATGCGCAGGCCTTCTTCGTCGACGAGAACTGTCATCCCCAGAACATCGCCGTCATGCGCACGCGCGCCGAGCCGCTGGGGATCGAGCTGATCGTCGGCGATCCCGACGATCTGGACCCAGCCGCCGTCTTCGGCGCGATCTTCCAGTATCCCGGCACGAACGGGCACCTGCGGGACTTCTCCGACCTGATCGGGGCGCTTCATGCCGAAGGCGCGCTGGCGGTGATGGCCACCGATCTTCTCGCGCTGTGCCTCCTGAAGGAGCCGGGCGCGATGGGGGCCGATATCGCGGTCGGCAGCGCCCAGCGCTTCGGCGTGCCGCTGGGCAATGGCGGGCCGCATGCCGCGTTCTTCGCCTGTACCGATGCGCTCAAGCGTTCGATGCCCGGCCGCCTCGTGGGCGTGTCGGTCGACAGCCATGGCAACAAGGCCTACCGCCTCTCGCTCCAGACCCGCGAGCAGCATATCCGCCGCGAGAAGGCGACCTCGAATGTCTGCACCGCGCAGGCGCTGCTGGCCGTCATGGCCGGCTTCTACGCGGTGTTCCACGGGCCGAAGGGCCTTCACCACATCGCGACCCATGTCCATGCCCATGCCGTCGCGCTGCGCGACGCGCTGACCGGGGCGGGCTTCGACGTCGCGCCCGCCCATGTCTTCGACACGCTGACTGTCGAGACCGGCGCCATGCAGGGCGTCATCTGGCGCGCCGCGCGGGCCGAGGGCATCACGCTCCGCCGCGTCGGCGATACTGCGATCGGCATCGCCTGCGACGAGCTGACGGACGAGGCGATCCTGACGAAGCTCCTGCGCGCCTTCGGGGTCGAGGGACAGGTTGCCGCGACCCGCACCGATATCCCCGATGCGCTGCGGCGCCAGTCGGATTACCTGACGCACCCGATCTTTCACATGAATCGCGCCGAGGCCGAGATGATGCGCTACATGCGCCGCCTCGCCGATCGCGACTTGGCGCTCGACCGCGCGATGATCCCGCTCGGCTCTTGCACGATGAAGCTGAACGCCGCCGTCGAGATGATGCCGGTCACCTTCCCCGAATTCGGCAAAATCCATCCCTTCGCCCCCGCCGAGGACATGGAGGGCTATGCCGAGATGATCGACGAGCTGGCCGCGCGCCTCTGCGTGATCACCGGCTACGACGCCATGTCGATGCAGCCCAATTCCGGCGCGCAGGGCGAATACGCGGGGCTTCTGACCATCGCCGCCTATCACCGCGCCAACGGCGATGACCGGCGCGTCTGCCTCATCCCGACCAGTGCGCATGGCACCAACCCGGCCAGTGCGCAGATGGCGGGTATGAAGGTCGTCGTCGTCAAATCGGCCGAGAACGGCGATATCGACCTCGACGATTTCCGCGCCAAGGCCGAGACCGCGGGCGACGATCTCGCCGCCTGCATGATCACCTATCCCTCGACCCATGGCGTCTTCGAGGACACCGTCCGCGAGGTCTGCGAGATCACCCATGCCCATGGCGGGCAGGTCTATCTCGACGGGGCGAACCTGAACGCGATGGTCGGCCTGTCGAAGCCGGGCGAGATCGGCGCGGATGTCAGCCACCTGAACCTCCACAAGACGTTCTGCATCCCCCATGGCGGCGGCGGCCCGGGCATGGGGCCCATCGGCGTCCGGGCCCATCTGGCGCCCCACCTGCCGGGTCACCCCGAGCGGGGCACCGACGGCCCGGTTTCGGGTGCGCCCTACGGGTCGGCGTCGATCCTGCCGATCTCCTATGCCTACGTGATGATGATGGGCGGCGCGGGCCTGACGCAGGCCACCAAGGTCGCGATCCTCTCGGCCAACTACATCGCGCGGCGGCTCTCCGGGGCCTATTCCGTGCTCTATGGCGGGCGGCGCGGGCGGATCGCGCATGAATGCATTCTCGACACGCGCCCCTTTGCCGAGCATGGCGTCACGGTAGACGATGTGGCCAAGCGCCTGATGGATCACGGCTTCCACGCGCCGACCATGTCCTGGCCCGTGGCCGGCACCTTGATGGTCGAGCCGACCGAGAGCGAGCCGAAGCCCGAGCTCGACCGCTTCTGCACCGCGATGCTGGCCATCGCCGAGGAGGTGGCGGCCATCGCCGAGGGCAAGATGGACGCGGCCAACAATCCGCTGAAGAATGCGCCGCACACGATGGAAGATCTCGTCCGCGACTGGGACCGGCCCTACAGCCGCGAGGACGGGTGCTTCCCGCCGGGCGCGTTCCGGGTCGACAAGTACTGGCCGCCGGTCAACCGCGTCGACAATGTCGCGGGCGATCGCAACCTGATCTGCACCTGCCCGCCGGTCGAGGACTACCTCGAAGCGGCAGAGTAG
- a CDS encoding L,D-transpeptidase gives MKILVLAALFLPTAAAAQLSIDEINGADPLSGEDRAAMIRLQVLLDRSGASVGYVDGYMGEATRAALRAYEAMNGMTVDGELDPELWAVLEQGGPASETYTLTEEDAGFEPTPEIPEDYEKMAEMDHLGYHSAAEMLAERFQMDPELLTELNPEADFTAAGTEITVASTRVAPEGEAMRITVNRDTGRLEAFDGTGPDAKMIFAAPAAVGSQQTPSPSGSMKVTAIAADPTYTYDPENLPNADFDEVVQIAAGPNGPVGSMWIDLGKPTYGIHGTPYPTEITSMASHGCVRLTNWDAEYLAQLVKPGETVVEFTGG, from the coding sequence ATGAAAATTCTTGTACTCGCCGCCCTCTTTCTGCCCACCGCCGCCGCGGCCCAGCTCTCGATCGACGAGATCAACGGGGCGGACCCGCTCTCGGGCGAGGATCGGGCCGCGATGATCCGGCTTCAGGTGCTGCTCGATCGGAGCGGCGCGTCGGTCGGTTATGTCGACGGCTATATGGGCGAGGCGACCCGCGCCGCGCTGCGCGCCTACGAAGCCATGAACGGGATGACCGTCGACGGCGAACTCGATCCCGAACTCTGGGCCGTGCTCGAACAGGGCGGTCCCGCGTCCGAGACCTATACCCTGACCGAGGAGGACGCGGGCTTCGAGCCGACGCCCGAGATCCCCGAGGATTACGAGAAGATGGCCGAGATGGACCACCTCGGCTACCACTCCGCGGCGGAGATGCTGGCCGAGCGCTTCCAGATGGATCCCGAACTGCTGACCGAGCTGAACCCCGAGGCCGATTTCACCGCCGCCGGGACCGAGATCACCGTCGCCTCCACTCGCGTCGCGCCCGAGGGCGAGGCGATGCGGATCACCGTCAATCGCGACACCGGGCGGCTCGAGGCGTTCGATGGCACCGGCCCGGATGCCAAAATGATCTTCGCCGCCCCCGCCGCCGTCGGCTCGCAGCAGACGCCATCGCCCTCGGGCTCCATGAAGGTCACGGCCATCGCCGCCGACCCGACCTATACCTACGACCCCGAGAACCTGCCCAACGCCGATTTCGACGAGGTCGTGCAGATCGCCGCCGGACCGAACGGGCCCGTGGGTTCGATGTGGATCGACCTCGGCAAGCCGACCTACGGCATCCACGGCACGCCCTATCCGACCGAGATCACATCGATGGCATCCCATGGCTGCGTTCGCCTGACGAACTGGGATGCCGAGTATCTCGCCCAGCTCGTCAAGCCCGGTGAGACGGTGGTGGAGTTCACCGGCGGCTGA
- a CDS encoding extensin family protein, which produces MTRLAPALVLCLTAPATAQEAWPMADCLTALQDIAQAEAAEVPEADDPLCTFPTPVRMTAIETETGPVLLSGDPVFQCDFALAVATYVRDDLVPAATLHMEDRLDAIGTGNGFVCRRRNGAPDGKFSEHAFGNAIDITTFRFDGSLIVVAESEDLTADEEAFFDVVRKSACDDFTTVLGPGSNAAHADHFHFDLGRSVKDGIRVAEPYRICE; this is translated from the coding sequence ATGACCCGCCTCGCCCCTGCCCTCGTCCTATGCCTCACGGCCCCCGCGACCGCGCAGGAGGCGTGGCCGATGGCCGACTGCCTGACCGCGCTTCAGGACATCGCCCAGGCCGAGGCCGCCGAGGTGCCCGAGGCGGACGACCCGCTCTGCACCTTTCCGACGCCCGTCCGGATGACCGCGATCGAGACCGAAACGGGGCCGGTCCTTTTGTCGGGCGATCCGGTTTTTCAGTGCGATTTCGCGTTGGCGGTCGCCACCTACGTCCGCGATGACCTCGTCCCGGCCGCGACCCTGCACATGGAGGACCGGCTGGACGCGATCGGGACGGGCAACGGCTTCGTCTGCCGTCGCCGCAACGGCGCGCCGGACGGCAAGTTCTCGGAGCACGCGTTTGGCAACGCGATAGACATCACGACCTTCCGCTTTGACGGCAGCCTGATCGTCGTTGCCGAGAGCGAGGATCTGACGGCCGACGAGGAGGCGTTCTTCGATGTCGTCCGCAAGTCGGCCTGCGACGACTTCACCACCGTGCTCGGGCCGGGCTCGAACGCGGCCCATGCCGATCACTTCCACTTCGACTTGGGCCGCTCGGTCAAGGACGGGATCCGCGTCGCCGAGCCGTATCGGATCTGCGAGTGA